In Tachysurus vachellii isolate PV-2020 chromosome 1, HZAU_Pvac_v1, whole genome shotgun sequence, a genomic segment contains:
- the LOC132843119 gene encoding BTB/POZ domain-containing protein 2 encodes MAANLPITDHLQYGWCKNNLFTIGLRREKLKSKMAAGDNGGRAPCLNFPSPGPLGNSQPSNSTYTLAASNGGSIGSNGSSQSATRRSNPQPGPNGSESSGVASGLPPNMRNSLPQSMAQGSVVAGAIGGSMAATVASNMIGLASNSGPTPATHSSLSAPPAAAAVLVYREPVYNWQATKSTVKERFAFLFNNEVLSDVHFLVGKGMGVQRIPAHRFVLAVGSAVFDAMFNGGMATTSTEIELPDVEPAAFLALLKFLYSDEVQIGPETVMTTLYTAKKYAVPALEAHCVEFLKKNLRADNAFMLLTQARLFDEPQLASLCLENIDKNTGDALAAEGFTDIDLDTLVAVLERDTLGVREVRLFGAAVRWAEAEAHRQQLQPTPENKRRVLGKALTLIRFPLMTIEEFAAGPAQSGILTDREVVSLFLHFTVNPKPRVEFIDRPRCCLRGKECSITRFAQVESRWGYSGTSDRIRFCVNRRIFVVGFGLYGSIHGPTDYQVNIQIIHTDSNTVLGQNDTGFSCDGSASTFRVMFKEPVEVLPNVNYTACATLKGPDSHYGTKGMRKVTHESSGAGTKTCFTFCYAAGNNNGTSVEDGQIPEVIFYT; translated from the exons ATGGCAGCCAATTTG cCAATCACTGACCACTTACAATACGGGTGGTGTAAAAACAACTTGTTTACTATCGGACTTCGAAGGGAGAAGTTGaaatccaagatggcggctgGAGACAACGGCGGTCGGGCCCCGTGTTTAAATTTCCCCTCTCCCGGTCCGCTGGGTAACAGTCAACCGAGCAATAGTACCTATACTTTGGCAGCAAGTAACGGAGGATCCATCGGGTCAAACGGAAGCTCACAGAGCGCGACGAGACGCTCGAACCCTCAGCCAGGGCCTAACGGCTCCGAAAGCAGCGGTGTCGCCTCTGGGCTTCCGCCGAATATGCGCAACTCTCTCCCGCAGTCCATGGCTCAGGGCTCGGTGGTTGCTGGGGCGATCGGCGGGTCAATGGCGGCCACAGTGGCGTCGAACATGATTGGACTAGCGTCAAATTCAGGGCCGACCCCCGCGACCCATTCCTCACTTTCTGCCCCTCCGGCTGCAGCAGCGGTTCTGGTTTACCGAGAACCCGTGTATAACTGGCAGGCTACAAAAAGTACTGTGAAGGAAAGGTTTGCATTTCTCTTTAACAACGAGGTTCTAAGCGACGTTCACTTTCTGGTGGGTAAAGGAATGGGTGTACAGCGCATACCTGCTCACAG GTTTGTTTTGGCAGTCGGCAGTGCTGTATTTGATGCCATGTTTAATGGAGGTATGGCCACCACCTCCACAGAGATTGAGCTTCCAGACGTAGAGCCTGCTGCTTTCCTGGCTTTGCTCAA GTTCCTGTACTCAGATGAGGTTCAAATCGGGCCCGAGACGGTGATGACCACTCTGTACACGGCAAAGAAGTACGCCGTCCCAGCGCTGGAGGCTCACTGTGTAGAGTTCCTGAAGAAGAACCTGCGTGCTGACAACGCCTTCATGCTCCTCACGCAG gccAGGCTTTTTGATGAACCTCAGCTGGCCAGTCTGTGTCTTGAGAACATTGACAAAAACACAGGTGATGCTCTGGCtgctgagggcttcacagataTAGATCTGG ACACGCTTGTAGCTGTGCTGGAGCGAGACACGCTCGGAGTGCGGGAGGTTCGGTTGTTTGGAGCGGCAGTGCGTTGGGCTGAAGCAGAGGCTCACCGGCAGCAGTTACAGCCCACACCTGAGAACAAGAGACGCGTTCTGGGGAAAGCCCTCACCCTCATCCGCTTTCCTCTAATGACCATAGAGGAGTTTGCTGCCG GTCCTGCTCAGTCAGGAATTTTGACAGACAGGGAGGTGGTCAGTCTGTTCCTCCACTTCACAGTGAACCCCAAACCACGAGTGGAGTTCATCGACCGGCCACGCTGCTGTCTGCGTGGAAAAGAGTGCAGCATCACACGATTTGCCCAGGTGGAGAGCCGCTGGGGATACAGCGGGACTAGCGACCGTATCCG GTTCTGTGTAAACCGTAGGATATTTGTTGTGGGCTTTGGGCTGTACGGGTCTATACACGGACCCACAGACTATCAGGTGAACATACAG atcattcacacagacagtaacacaGTCCTTGGTCAGAACGACACGGGTTTCAGTTGTGACGGCTCAGCGAGTACCTTTAGGGTCATGTTTAAAGAGCCGGTGGAGGTTTTACCCAATGTAAACTACACGGCCTGCGCTACTCTCAAG GGTCCAGATTCCCACTACGGCACTAAAGGCATGCGGAAGGTTACCCACGAGTCCTCAGGAGCCGGCACCAAAACCTGTTTCACCTTCTGCTATGCGGCTGGGAACAACAACGGCACTTCCGTCGAGGATGGACAGATCCCTGAGGTCATCTTCTACACATAA